The Anaerobaca lacustris genome includes a region encoding these proteins:
- a CDS encoding serine hydrolase, with the protein MAKSLRYKVACAGTVLCISVCGSVSQGRDRADLWPAETWTTAAPAEMGMDESLLARAKDYALAGDGSGLIVRHGRVVMRWGDQKQTYDLKSSTKAIGVTALGLALGDGKIAGLHEPVARYHPEFGVPPETNRDKGWLEKITLLHLAAQTAGFDKNGGYTELLFEPGTKWSYSDGGPNWLAECVTLVYGRDLQELLFDRIFSPIGIRRDDLRWRANSYRPREIDGVARREFGSGIHANVDAMARIGYLYLRWGRWQDRQLIPSWFVDAARTVPHGVKRLPVLKEQEYGNASDHYGPLWWNNADGTMKNVPRDAYWSWGLYDSLIVVIPSLDVVVARAGKSIGRERTPHYAPIEPFIELVAVSVKDRGRWPGAPYPGSEVIRDIEWAPADTILRAADGSDNWPITWADDDHLYTAYGDGWGFEPKVDRKLSLGFARVSGGPQDFKGVNVRSETGERRGDGRSGPKASGMLCIDGTLYMFVRNVGNSQVAWSSDHGRTWQWCDWKFETGFGAPTFLNFGKDYAGARDEYVYVYSTDSDSAYEPADRMVMARVPKDRIRQRQAYEFFRGLDATGTPLWTKDIRERGAVFVHPGRCYRGGISYNAGLKRYLWCQVLPESTDSRGPRYQGGFGVYEAPEPWGPWRTAYYTQAWDVGPGETASFPTKWISQDGRTCHLLFSGNDAFSVRRATLHSE; encoded by the coding sequence ATGGCCAAGAGCTTGCGTTACAAGGTTGCCTGTGCTGGAACGGTCCTTTGCATTTCTGTCTGCGGTTCCGTCTCGCAAGGGCGGGATCGGGCGGATCTCTGGCCTGCCGAGACCTGGACGACGGCCGCGCCTGCTGAGATGGGCATGGACGAATCGCTTCTGGCAAGGGCGAAAGACTATGCCCTGGCGGGGGATGGATCGGGCCTGATTGTCCGGCATGGACGGGTCGTCATGCGGTGGGGCGATCAGAAGCAGACGTACGACTTGAAATCCTCAACCAAGGCAATCGGCGTCACGGCCCTCGGACTGGCGCTGGGCGATGGCAAGATCGCCGGCCTGCACGAGCCGGTGGCCCGGTACCATCCCGAATTCGGCGTGCCGCCCGAGACCAACAGAGACAAGGGTTGGCTTGAGAAGATCACGCTCTTGCACCTCGCGGCGCAAACCGCCGGGTTCGACAAGAACGGAGGTTATACGGAGCTGCTGTTCGAGCCGGGCACGAAGTGGTCCTACAGTGACGGCGGGCCCAACTGGTTGGCTGAGTGTGTTACGCTGGTCTATGGACGGGACTTGCAGGAGCTGCTGTTTGATCGGATCTTCTCACCTATTGGCATCCGCCGAGACGATCTGCGATGGCGAGCCAATTCATACCGTCCCAGGGAAATCGACGGCGTAGCCCGGCGTGAGTTCGGCTCGGGCATTCATGCCAACGTCGATGCCATGGCCCGGATCGGCTATCTCTACCTTCGCTGGGGGCGATGGCAGGATCGGCAGTTGATCCCATCCTGGTTCGTCGATGCGGCCCGCACCGTGCCGCATGGGGTCAAGAGATTGCCGGTTCTCAAGGAGCAGGAGTACGGCAACGCCTCCGATCACTATGGCCCGCTCTGGTGGAACAACGCCGATGGAACGATGAAGAACGTTCCGCGCGACGCCTACTGGTCGTGGGGCCTGTACGACAGTCTCATTGTCGTCATCCCATCGTTGGACGTCGTCGTGGCACGGGCGGGCAAGTCCATCGGGCGCGAGCGAACTCCGCACTATGCGCCCATCGAGCCGTTCATCGAGTTGGTTGCGGTGTCCGTGAAGGATCGCGGGAGATGGCCCGGCGCGCCGTATCCGGGCAGCGAGGTCATCCGTGACATCGAATGGGCGCCGGCCGATACGATCCTCCGCGCCGCCGACGGCAGCGACAACTGGCCCATCACGTGGGCCGACGACGACCACCTGTATACCGCCTACGGTGACGGCTGGGGCTTCGAGCCGAAAGTCGATCGAAAGCTCAGCCTCGGTTTCGCCAGGGTCAGTGGCGGTCCGCAAGACTTCAAGGGTGTGAACGTCCGCAGCGAGACGGGCGAACGGCGGGGCGACGGGCGTTCCGGCCCGAAGGCCAGCGGAATGCTGTGCATCGATGGCACGCTGTACATGTTCGTGCGAAACGTGGGCAATTCGCAGGTGGCCTGGTCGAGCGATCACGGACGGACCTGGCAGTGGTGCGACTGGAAGTTCGAGACCGGATTCGGCGCGCCGACGTTCCTGAACTTCGGGAAGGACTATGCCGGTGCGCGGGACGAATACGTCTATGTCTATTCAACCGATAGCGACAGTGCCTACGAACCGGCCGACCGGATGGTCATGGCCCGTGTGCCGAAGGACCGCATTCGGCAGCGACAGGCCTATGAGTTCTTCAGAGGGCTGGACGCCACCGGTACGCCGCTCTGGACGAAGGACATTCGCGAACGAGGCGCCGTCTTCGTCCATCCCGGCCGCTGCTATCGCGGCGGGATCAGCTACAACGCCGGACTGAAGCGCTATCTCTGGTGCCAGGTTCTCCCTGAAAGCACCGATTCTCGCGGCCCGCGTTACCAGGGCGGCTTTGGCGTCTACGAGGCCCCCGAACCGTGGGGTCCCTGGCGCACCGCCTATTACACCCAGGCATGGGACGTCGGCCCGGGTGAAACCGCCAGCTTCCCCACCAAATGGATCAGCCAGGACGGCCGAACCTGCCACCTCCTCTTCTCCGGAAACGACGCCTTCTCCGTCCGCAGAGCCACCCTCCATTCAGAATAG
- the gloB gene encoding hydroxyacylglutathione hydrolase, whose protein sequence is MMDSEPVNAIANATTILTCGDNYTYICLCGERCAFVVDPTDAAMVLRVLDERRLTLTAALLTHHHADHTAGLAELKSATGCQVVGPDARRIVGIDRLVRDGDTIELGDRTTEVLATPGHTRTSVCYYLPASPNAGPGSVFTGDTLFVGGCGRPLECDAHVLWASLQRLAALPEETLVWCGHDYTAENYEFALTIEPDNQAVRERLNEIRRAAAEGRPSVPSTIACEKATNVFLRAGDSTVRAAVGVGDANSERTFAELRRRKNLFG, encoded by the coding sequence ATGATGGATTCCGAACCCGTCAACGCGATCGCAAACGCCACGACCATACTAACGTGTGGCGACAACTATACTTACATCTGTCTTTGCGGTGAGCGATGCGCCTTCGTGGTGGACCCGACCGACGCAGCGATGGTCTTGCGCGTCCTCGACGAGCGACGACTGACCCTGACCGCCGCGCTTCTGACGCATCATCACGCGGACCACACCGCCGGGCTGGCCGAACTCAAGTCGGCGACGGGTTGCCAGGTCGTCGGCCCCGACGCACGGCGAATCGTCGGAATCGACCGCCTCGTTCGCGACGGCGACACCATCGAACTTGGCGACCGAACCACCGAAGTCCTTGCCACACCTGGGCATACGCGCACATCGGTCTGCTATTATCTGCCGGCTTCACCCAACGCAGGACCCGGCAGCGTATTCACAGGAGACACACTGTTCGTCGGTGGCTGCGGCAGGCCCCTGGAATGCGACGCTCACGTGCTCTGGGCGTCTCTGCAGCGTCTGGCCGCATTGCCCGAGGAGACGCTCGTCTGGTGCGGCCACGATTACACAGCCGAGAACTACGAGTTTGCGCTGACCATCGAACCAGACAACCAAGCCGTTCGGGAGCGACTGAACGAGATCCGTCGGGCGGCGGCAGAGGGCCGACCGAGCGTACCGTCTACAATCGCTTGCGAAAAGGCAACGAATGTCTTTCTTCGGGCCGGTGATTCGACTGTACGAGCCGCCGTGGGCGTCGGCGATGCGAATTCCGAGCGCACGTTCGCGGAGTTGCGGCGGCGCAAGAACCTCTTTGGCTGA
- a CDS encoding LamG-like jellyroll fold domain-containing protein encodes MCKRLCLLLALAMALSLGTAHGAADPDIIGWWWFDEGGGTTAADSSGNGNNGTLLGGASWAPGYFRTALQLDGVDGYVEVPHDPSLNVDDEATVMAWINTPRRETPGQGYQGVIGKGNGTARSYSLYTTPNNLHFSTGPSGAYIGSSSSTGAIPINEWVHVCGMIIDNGHQYYVNGEDAGRFANGAVGPGAADTENLVIGRTQEGTGRSFEGLIDDVRIYRRGLTQEEVQRIMTGSDLTSTTAGNPVPGDGQEDVRRDAVLTWTPGEYAATHDVYFGTVADDVNNASRANPMGVLVSQGQAASTYDPPGLLDIGQTYYWRIDEVNAPPSSTIFKGSLWSFTAEPLAYPIAGVIATSNGTSDATAGPEKTVDGSGLNANDEHSTAASDMWLARPGDEPLYIQYEFDGVHKLHEMLVWNYNVQFELLLGFGVKNVTIEYSTDGEDWAALGDFELTQGIARATYAANTTIPFQGVAARYVRLLVNSGYSAMGQYGLSEVRFTYIPAQAREPQPADGTVAVAVGSTLNWRGGRDATSHDVYLGSDPDELVLIGSAPAATFVPAELVFGTTYYWRIDAVGDEVWAGNLWSFSTQEYAWIDGFETYTDDIDAGEAIFDTWLDGWVNNTGSTVGHLQTPFAERGIVHSGSQSMPLHYDNATSPFYSEAERVFASPQSWTGNGADTLVLYVRGNAPAFQEMADGQILMSAIGTDIWDSADQFRYAYKSLSGNGSIVVRVDSLVRSDGWAKAGVMIRETLEPGSKHAFVAVTPDNGVSFQRRPVAGTTSYNTDVAGIVAPHWVKLTRTGNVFTAQQSADGVTWVDITPTAPVEITMAANVFIGLALTSHNASVSTAAEFSNLTTTGNVTGAWQTAGIGATQPEGNSAQPMYVRIEDSTGTAATVVNADATITLRPTWQEWKIPYADLAGVNLGRVQKMFIGVGSKTSPTAGGTGTVYVDDVGFGRPATAD; translated from the coding sequence ATGTGTAAACGACTGTGCTTACTGCTGGCTCTGGCGATGGCGCTGAGCCTCGGGACTGCCCACGGCGCTGCGGACCCGGACATCATTGGCTGGTGGTGGTTCGATGAAGGCGGCGGAACCACGGCGGCCGATTCGTCCGGAAACGGCAACAACGGCACCCTTCTGGGCGGGGCCTCGTGGGCGCCCGGCTACTTCCGTACCGCCCTGCAGCTCGACGGCGTGGACGGCTACGTCGAGGTGCCTCACGATCCGTCACTGAACGTCGACGACGAAGCGACGGTGATGGCCTGGATCAACACTCCCAGGCGGGAGACCCCAGGCCAGGGCTACCAGGGCGTCATCGGCAAGGGCAACGGCACCGCCCGGTCCTACAGCCTGTACACCACGCCCAACAACCTGCATTTCAGCACGGGCCCATCGGGAGCCTACATCGGCTCGTCCAGCAGTACTGGAGCCATACCCATCAACGAGTGGGTGCACGTTTGCGGAATGATCATCGACAATGGGCACCAGTACTACGTCAACGGTGAAGACGCCGGCAGATTCGCAAACGGAGCCGTAGGTCCCGGCGCAGCCGACACGGAGAACCTGGTCATCGGCCGAACGCAGGAAGGCACCGGTCGCAGTTTCGAAGGCTTGATCGACGACGTCCGCATCTATCGGCGAGGCCTGACGCAGGAGGAAGTGCAACGGATCATGACGGGCAGCGACCTGACCAGCACCACCGCGGGCAACCCGGTCCCTGGCGACGGCCAGGAGGACGTACGCCGCGACGCGGTTCTCACCTGGACGCCGGGTGAATATGCCGCCACCCATGATGTGTATTTCGGCACGGTCGCCGACGACGTCAACAACGCCAGTCGCGCCAATCCGATGGGCGTTCTCGTCAGCCAGGGCCAGGCGGCGTCCACCTACGACCCGCCCGGACTGCTCGACATCGGCCAGACCTACTACTGGCGCATCGATGAAGTCAATGCTCCACCGAGCAGCACGATCTTCAAGGGAAGCCTCTGGAGCTTCACGGCCGAGCCTCTGGCCTATCCAATCGCGGGTGTCATCGCCACGAGCAACGGCACCTCCGATGCGACTGCCGGGCCCGAAAAGACGGTCGACGGCTCCGGCCTCAACGCCAACGACGAACACTCGACGGCGGCCTCGGACATGTGGCTTGCCCGACCGGGCGACGAGCCGCTCTACATTCAGTACGAATTCGACGGCGTCCACAAGCTCCACGAAATGCTCGTCTGGAACTACAACGTCCAGTTCGAATTGCTGCTGGGCTTCGGAGTCAAGAACGTGACCATCGAGTACTCCACCGACGGTGAAGACTGGGCGGCTCTCGGCGACTTCGAGCTGACCCAGGGCATTGCCAGAGCAACGTACGCCGCCAACACAACGATCCCCTTCCAGGGCGTGGCCGCGAGGTACGTCCGGCTCCTGGTCAACAGCGGGTACAGCGCAATGGGGCAATACGGCCTCAGTGAAGTGCGGTTCACATACATCCCCGCGCAGGCGCGCGAACCGCAGCCGGCCGATGGCACCGTTGCCGTGGCGGTGGGCAGCACCCTGAACTGGCGCGGCGGTCGCGATGCGACCTCGCACGATGTGTATCTCGGCAGCGATCCGGACGAACTGGTGCTGATCGGCAGCGCCCCTGCGGCGACCTTTGTCCCGGCAGAGCTTGTGTTTGGCACGACATACTACTGGAGAATCGATGCGGTCGGCGACGAAGTCTGGGCCGGCAATCTCTGGAGCTTCTCCACACAGGAATATGCCTGGATCGACGGATTCGAGACCTACACCGACGACATTGACGCCGGCGAGGCGATCTTCGACACGTGGCTCGACGGCTGGGTCAACAACACCGGCTCGACGGTCGGCCACCTCCAGACGCCGTTTGCCGAGCGAGGCATCGTCCACAGCGGCAGTCAGTCGATGCCGCTGCACTACGACAACGCGACTTCGCCGTTCTATTCCGAGGCCGAGCGGGTGTTCGCCTCGCCGCAGAGCTGGACGGGCAACGGCGCTGACACGCTGGTGCTCTACGTTCGTGGCAACGCGCCGGCCTTCCAGGAAATGGCCGACGGCCAGATTCTCATGAGCGCGATCGGCACCGACATCTGGGACAGCGCCGACCAGTTCCGCTATGCCTACAAGAGCCTCAGCGGCAACGGGTCAATCGTCGTCCGCGTCGACAGCCTGGTCCGCAGCGATGGATGGGCGAAGGCGGGCGTGATGATCCGCGAGACGCTGGAGCCGGGCTCGAAGCACGCGTTCGTAGCCGTGACACCGGACAACGGCGTCTCGTTCCAGCGCCGCCCGGTGGCCGGGACGACCAGCTACAACACGGACGTGGCCGGGATCGTGGCGCCGCACTGGGTGAAGCTGACGCGAACGGGCAACGTTTTCACCGCCCAGCAGTCGGCCGACGGCGTGACGTGGGTGGACATCACCCCGACGGCGCCGGTGGAGATCACGATGGCCGCCAACGTCTTCATCGGCCTGGCGTTGACCAGCCACAACGCGAGCGTGTCGACAGCGGCGGAGTTCTCGAACCTGACGACGACGGGCAACGTCACCGGCGCCTGGCAGACGGCGGGGATCGGTGCGACGCAGCCGGAGGGCAACTCGGCCCAGCCGATGTACGTGCGGATCGAAGACAGCACCGGCACGGCCGCGACAGTCGTGAATGCCGATGCGACCATCACGCTGCGTCCGACGTGGCAGGAATGGAAGATCCCGTACGCCGATCTGGCGGGCGTGAACCTGGGACGCGTGCAGAAGATGTTTATCGGCGTCGGCAGCAAGACCAGCCCGACGGCCGGCGGCACCGGCACGGTCTACGTGGACGACGTCGGCTTCGGCCGACCAGCCACCGCAGACTGA
- a CDS encoding prepilin-type N-terminal cleavage/methylation domain-containing protein: MGLKRNAFTLIELLVVIAIIAVLMAILMPTLGRAREQGKRIACLNNLKQMTMGWILYADDNDDKVVPANTGLSNAWVLWRDPSTPEETRIEGIRQGRLFRYCPEPKLFKCPTGVRGEVVTYAITDAMNGYDGIPGTEKLMVYRRMQIKRADQRIVFLDEGRLSPNSWTLWYDQERWWDQVTARHGDGTNFGFADGHSEYWKWKDPRTLQVAKMDYDLWQSSGRNGAESTQPGNEDLHRVQRGVWTKLGYEP, encoded by the coding sequence ATGGGCCTCAAGCGAAACGCCTTCACCCTCATCGAGCTGCTCGTCGTGATCGCCATCATCGCCGTTCTCATGGCCATCCTCATGCCCACGCTGGGCCGGGCCCGCGAGCAGGGCAAACGAATCGCGTGTCTGAACAACCTCAAGCAGATGACGATGGGCTGGATCCTGTACGCCGACGACAATGACGACAAGGTCGTCCCGGCCAACACGGGCCTCTCGAACGCCTGGGTCCTTTGGCGCGACCCCAGCACGCCGGAGGAGACCCGGATCGAGGGGATTCGACAGGGTAGGCTCTTTCGCTATTGCCCCGAGCCCAAACTGTTCAAATGCCCCACCGGCGTTCGCGGCGAGGTCGTCACCTACGCCATTACCGACGCGATGAACGGCTACGACGGGATTCCCGGAACCGAGAAGCTGATGGTCTACCGCCGGATGCAGATCAAGCGGGCCGACCAGAGGATCGTCTTCCTTGATGAGGGCCGCCTCAGTCCTAATAGCTGGACCCTCTGGTACGACCAGGAACGCTGGTGGGATCAAGTCACCGCACGCCACGGCGACGGGACCAACTTCGGCTTCGCCGACGGCCACAGCGAGTACTGGAAGTGGAAAGACCCTCGCACTCTTCAGGTCGCCAAGATGGATTACGATCTGTGGCAAAGCAGCGGACGAAACGGCGCGGAGTCGACCCAGCCCGGCAACGAAGACCTGCACCGCGTGCAGCGAGGCGTTTGGACCAAGCTGGGCTATGAGCCCTGA
- a CDS encoding M14 family zinc carboxypeptidase encodes MRNRNLEVAWHWSVLFALALGTVAAGQTVDWSSPLHYLNTSFEHASPLYWEIGSDGAVHVYLIYDHERSSPNRANGHWFFEIQAVPGAELTFVLHNFDNVWNGRRGSPLDNRTIGFISEDARTWRVIRLETTKDNCLRFGVTVRTGSLYVARLEPYRLSDLETLKERIAANPNVEITTIGKTVEGRQLEIIRIGRVEAPHRVLLRARAHPWEPGGSWVVQGLVERLLRDDADARRCLRRYCVYVMPMANKDGVVRGWTRFNVLGADLNRQWDRPPDPRINPENQALETWLASMVQQGRAPHLMIDLHNDNSGKLHVSRPDIDLEEYLAKMARLETMLREHTWFTEGSTTASFRNPGSIGEGLLERFGIDACVLELNANWIAGLDDYPSAKNWQLLGAQLCEALYHYFKDSAS; translated from the coding sequence ATGCGAAACAGAAACCTTGAGGTTGCCTGGCATTGGTCGGTCTTGTTTGCGCTGGCTCTGGGCACGGTGGCTGCGGGTCAGACCGTGGACTGGTCGTCGCCGCTTCATTATCTCAACACGAGCTTCGAGCATGCTTCGCCCCTGTATTGGGAAATCGGTTCCGACGGCGCGGTGCACGTCTACCTGATCTACGATCACGAACGGTCCTCGCCCAATCGGGCCAACGGCCACTGGTTCTTCGAGATCCAGGCGGTCCCCGGTGCCGAGCTGACCTTTGTGCTGCACAACTTCGACAACGTCTGGAACGGTCGAAGAGGCTCTCCTCTGGACAATCGGACGATCGGCTTCATCTCCGAGGACGCCAGGACGTGGCGCGTCATTCGCCTGGAGACCACGAAGGACAACTGCCTGCGATTCGGCGTGACGGTCCGCACCGGCTCGTTGTATGTCGCTCGTCTCGAACCGTATCGGTTGTCCGACCTCGAAACGCTCAAGGAGAGAATCGCGGCGAATCCGAACGTGGAGATCACGACCATCGGCAAGACGGTCGAAGGGCGGCAGTTGGAAATCATCCGCATCGGTCGCGTCGAGGCGCCGCATCGCGTCCTGCTGCGGGCGCGGGCCCATCCCTGGGAGCCGGGCGGCAGTTGGGTCGTCCAGGGCCTGGTCGAACGCCTGCTCCGGGACGACGCCGATGCGCGGCGTTGCCTGCGTCGCTACTGCGTCTACGTGATGCCGATGGCCAACAAGGACGGGGTCGTTCGCGGCTGGACGCGATTCAACGTGCTCGGCGCCGACCTGAACCGCCAGTGGGATCGGCCGCCGGACCCGAGGATCAATCCGGAGAACCAAGCTCTCGAAACCTGGCTGGCATCGATGGTGCAGCAAGGGCGAGCGCCTCATCTGATGATCGACCTGCACAACGACAACTCCGGCAAACTGCACGTCAGCCGTCCCGACATCGACCTGGAAGAGTACCTTGCGAAGATGGCAAGGCTCGAAACTATGCTGCGAGAGCACACCTGGTTTACCGAGGGCAGTACGACGGCAAGCTTCCGGAACCCCGGAAGTATCGGCGAGGGGCTGTTGGAGCGGTTCGGAATCGACGCCTGCGTTCTGGAATTGAACGCCAACTGGATTGCCGGCCTGGACGACTACCCCTCGGCGAAGAACTGGCAACTCCTCGGCGCCCAGCTCTGCGAGGCGCTGTATCACTACTTCAAGGACAGTGCCTCGTAA
- a CDS encoding HAD family hydrolase → MAASDGQRGVIFDMDGVLVDSGWAHRQAWFDLAAAEGLEMSDAFFSHTFGMQNDTILPMLRPDISAGELERLSDWKERRYRELVHSRPKAAEGVLALLSDLKAKGFRLAIGSSAPRANLDVFWGPLGLGDYFEATVTKEQVVEGKPAPETFLKAAAALSLAPERCVVVEDAVHGVQAAKAAGMRAVAVTTTRSRGELFQADRVVDSLAELSADDFAAMLNSGRARA, encoded by the coding sequence ATGGCCGCATCGGACGGACAACGGGGTGTGATCTTCGATATGGACGGGGTCCTGGTCGACAGCGGCTGGGCCCATCGGCAGGCGTGGTTCGACCTGGCGGCGGCCGAGGGACTGGAGATGTCCGATGCGTTCTTCAGCCACACGTTCGGCATGCAAAACGACACCATCCTGCCGATGCTGCGGCCGGACATCTCGGCCGGCGAACTGGAGCGACTCTCCGACTGGAAGGAACGCCGATACCGCGAACTCGTCCACAGCCGGCCCAAGGCCGCTGAAGGCGTGCTCGCCCTGCTGAGCGATCTCAAGGCCAAGGGCTTTCGGCTGGCGATCGGCTCGTCGGCGCCCCGGGCGAACCTCGACGTCTTCTGGGGACCGCTGGGCCTGGGCGACTACTTCGAGGCCACTGTGACCAAAGAGCAGGTGGTCGAGGGCAAGCCGGCCCCCGAGACGTTCCTGAAGGCGGCCGCGGCGCTTTCTCTGGCCCCCGAGCGATGCGTCGTCGTCGAAGACGCGGTGCATGGGGTCCAGGCGGCCAAGGCCGCCGGGATGCGGGCGGTCGCCGTGACGACAACGCGAAGCCGCGGGGAGCTGTTTCAGGCCGACCGCGTCGTCGATAGCCTGGCGGAGCTGAGCGCCGATGATTTCGCGGCGATGTTGAATTCCGGCCGTGCCAGGGCATGA
- a CDS encoding DMT family transporter: MKTYLKLWLTAMFWAGAFIAGKHVSDHLGPFAIAFLRFALASVLLLAMVRHSYGTLPRLDRKQVLAILLLGATGVFAYNAMFFKGLSLIEAGRASVIIATSPAFIAIGSAAFFKERLGLVRTFGVLLSVFGAAVVVSRGDLRQVLAGGAGLGEALILGCVLSWAAYSLIGKRVMRDLSPLVAVGYSIVAGSVALGIAACFDGLGHDIAQATALDWLAIVYMTVFATVLGFVWFYEGVREIGPTRASLCINFVPVFAVLLAWLFLREPLTASLALGAALVLSGTFMTNSTSRRRREDD; the protein is encoded by the coding sequence ATGAAGACCTACCTCAAATTGTGGCTGACGGCGATGTTCTGGGCCGGTGCATTTATCGCCGGCAAGCACGTCTCCGATCACCTTGGTCCGTTCGCCATCGCGTTTCTGCGGTTTGCCCTGGCCTCCGTACTGCTCCTGGCGATGGTCCGACATAGCTACGGCACGCTGCCCCGACTGGATCGAAAGCAGGTCCTGGCCATCCTGCTGCTGGGCGCCACAGGCGTCTTCGCCTACAACGCCATGTTCTTCAAAGGCCTGAGTCTCATCGAGGCCGGCCGCGCGTCGGTCATCATCGCCACGAGTCCGGCCTTCATCGCCATCGGCTCGGCGGCGTTCTTCAAAGAGCGGCTCGGGCTGGTCCGGACGTTCGGCGTCCTGCTTTCAGTCTTCGGAGCGGCCGTGGTCGTTTCGCGAGGCGATCTGCGACAGGTCCTGGCCGGCGGCGCCGGTCTGGGCGAGGCGCTGATCCTCGGCTGCGTGCTGAGCTGGGCCGCCTACTCCCTGATCGGCAAGCGGGTCATGCGGGACCTTTCGCCCCTCGTGGCGGTTGGTTACTCCATCGTGGCCGGGTCGGTCGCCCTGGGCATCGCGGCGTGTTTCGATGGACTTGGGCACGACATCGCTCAGGCGACGGCCCTGGACTGGTTGGCCATCGTCTACATGACGGTCTTCGCCACCGTCCTGGGTTTCGTCTGGTTCTATGAAGGCGTTCGCGAAATCGGCCCGACGCGCGCGAGCCTGTGCATCAACTTCGTCCCCGTGTTCGCGGTCCTGCTGGCCTGGCTCTTCCTGCGCGAGCCGCTAACCGCCTCGCTGGCTCTGGGCGCTGCCCTCGTCCTGTCCGGCACCTTTATGACCAACAGCACGTCTCGCCGACGCAGAGAAGACGATTGA
- a CDS encoding homoserine dehydrogenase has translation MADVLSRLKSLARPIRVAVIGTGHTGKALLYQCGITPGIECVAVADIKVDKAVAACQAFGRRYAVAQNLADLHDTIARGAIGVCEDGELLARCESVDVMIESSSSVAGGGHFAAVALENRIHVVMMNAESDLIFGPYLLSLARRNGVVYTTCDGDQPGVIKRLVDEVALWGFELVMAGNIKGFLDRYVDPASIVPEADKRFLDYKMCTAYTDGTKLCVEMALVANALGLETDKPGMHGPRTKDLLEVFDRFDLNRMVDGRGAVVDYVLGARPYGGVFIIARSDHPFQQMMMDYFPSQMGNGPYYVFHRPYHLCHVEAMQCVAEAFLDHEALLQPVAGFRTNVYAYAKRNLRRGETLDGIGGYTCYGMIENCAENEAREGLPICLADEVTLKRNVAKDEKIFMEDVVYDLHRQDYRLYALAREESHAASV, from the coding sequence ATGGCAGACGTCCTTTCACGGCTCAAGTCTCTCGCCAGGCCCATCCGCGTCGCTGTGATAGGGACCGGCCATACCGGCAAGGCGCTGCTGTATCAGTGCGGCATCACCCCCGGCATCGAGTGTGTGGCGGTGGCGGACATCAAGGTCGACAAAGCTGTGGCTGCCTGCCAAGCGTTTGGCCGCAGGTACGCTGTCGCGCAGAACCTCGCCGATCTGCACGATACCATCGCGCGGGGCGCGATAGGCGTGTGCGAAGACGGCGAGTTGCTGGCCCGGTGCGAATCGGTGGACGTGATGATCGAGTCGTCCAGTTCGGTGGCCGGGGGAGGCCATTTCGCGGCGGTGGCGTTGGAGAACCGCATCCACGTGGTCATGATGAACGCCGAGTCGGATCTGATCTTCGGTCCGTATCTGTTGAGCCTGGCCCGCAGGAATGGGGTCGTCTACACAACGTGCGACGGGGATCAGCCGGGCGTGATCAAGCGGCTGGTCGATGAGGTCGCCTTGTGGGGATTCGAGCTGGTCATGGCTGGCAACATCAAGGGGTTTCTCGACCGGTACGTCGATCCGGCGTCGATCGTTCCGGAGGCGGACAAGCGATTTCTCGACTACAAGATGTGCACGGCATACACTGACGGGACGAAGCTGTGCGTCGAGATGGCGCTGGTGGCCAACGCCCTGGGGCTGGAGACCGACAAGCCGGGCATGCACGGCCCCAGGACGAAAGACCTCCTGGAGGTGTTCGATCGGTTTGACCTCAACCGCATGGTGGACGGCCGGGGCGCCGTCGTCGATTACGTCCTGGGGGCCAGACCGTATGGCGGCGTGTTCATCATCGCGCGATCGGACCATCCGTTTCAGCAGATGATGATGGACTACTTCCCTTCGCAGATGGGCAACGGTCCTTACTATGTGTTCCACCGGCCCTATCATCTTTGTCACGTCGAAGCCATGCAATGCGTGGCCGAGGCGTTCCTCGACCACGAGGCTCTGCTCCAGCCGGTGGCCGGGTTCAGGACGAACGTATACGCCTACGCCAAACGCAATCTGCGCCGAGGGGAGACGCTGGACGGGATCGGCGGGTATACCTGCTACGGGATGATCGAGAACTGCGCGGAGAACGAAGCGCGGGAAGGGCTGCCGATTTGTCTGGCCGACGAGGTGACGCTGAAACGGAATGTGGCCAAGGACGAGAAGATCTTCATGGAGGATGTTGTTTACGATTTGCACCGTCAGGACTATCGACTGTACGCGCTGGCTCGTGAGGAATCGCACGCGGCGTCCGTGTAG